Proteins encoded together in one Pirellulales bacterium window:
- a CDS encoding carboxypeptidase-like regulatory domain-containing protein → MSVFVSSMRWLSLALLAVGLAGCGKQKKGPQLDLVPASGTVTLDGQPLADAVIAFAFQGTPPEGFYSSGATTDAQGHYELVSMGQKGTIPGNYKVTVSKQVNATGQPLKLEEGMDMEQLRASGGVKEMVPDKYTAIDTTDLTTSIENGKAEGYNFDLKSG, encoded by the coding sequence GAGCGTTTTTGTTTCCTCGATGCGCTGGCTTTCGTTGGCGCTGCTGGCAGTCGGCTTGGCCGGTTGCGGCAAGCAGAAGAAAGGCCCGCAGTTGGACTTGGTGCCCGCCTCGGGCACGGTTACGCTCGACGGGCAACCGCTCGCCGACGCCGTGATCGCGTTTGCTTTCCAGGGAACGCCTCCCGAAGGCTTCTACAGCAGTGGCGCGACGACCGACGCGCAGGGGCATTATGAGCTGGTCTCGATGGGACAAAAGGGAACGATCCCCGGCAACTATAAAGTTACGGTCAGCAAGCAGGTCAATGCGACCGGCCAGCCCCTCAAGCTCGAGGAAGGTATGGATATGGAGCAGTTGCGCGCCTCGGGCGGAGTGAAGGAGATGGTCCCGGACAAGTACACGGCCATCGACACCACCGACCTGACGACGAGCATCGAGAATGGAAAGGCGGAGGGCTACAATTTCGACTTGAAGAGCGGTTGA